In Oreochromis aureus strain Israel breed Guangdong linkage group 15, ZZ_aureus, whole genome shotgun sequence, a single genomic region encodes these proteins:
- the arid1b gene encoding AT-rich interactive domain-containing protein 1B isoform X2 codes for MLSGHPVKTLGICGGAGAATGGAGPPQPPPPSSSSSSSSASSSHQTPPSFSQLVQQLHFQLQTHHNTNNNNTISTISSSIQQHGCTANILQEGSSRAQELNQSEEEEEEEERMDARLGSATSSTDNNPPPTGTSSEFNHYYGNGRGGPSFDQHGGQQSPGTGVRAARSVLSTMDQVHNSHEGYSNNSPYNHYPNYRPGYGNSGYGGMMSPSRQGNNLLGPGSSGAGSAAANHSKAAMTASSSPAGGGGGGGGFQRFPGQGQQQQPQQQHPSGATPTLNQLLTSPSPMMRGYGGGYPDYNNPAQQQPSMGLAKDMGSQYGSGAHGWGGQQRNHPTMSPGNPGQGGGRAQVPPMDPMAMKRSQLYGMSTNPYSQQQGAPYPGQPYGSPTPHRYPMGMSSRGQLGMGGMQYPQQQMGSQYGQQQQQQNMSGYCQPGQPPYFSPPQQQPAAPSQPPYMQPRPLPQQEVPQEAYGGRGQSAAMTPGKLNHEEMSLSQQERPSSLPDLSGSIDDLPTGTEAVVSSGGSGSSSAQGDQGTPARSPFSPHVSPRLPPPPRTGPSPSPSPSPAGSGSQSRSGPLSPATSGPGSQMPPQVSGPGPDVGPHSSQSAMTQDRGFPSTMQRSTSGSQFGPQHSSSSMTPHPGPGGPMHHSSYQQAGHSYGQYGPPGNYPRPPHYGGTPSANYSGPGPGPGSSLANSLGLNASSPMHGQGPSTPAGRGPGPGPGVGGRPYPAGGGTLAPTSPSMPQATGQGMGPPGPNASCKPPEVVPTTGPGANSSSAPSTAANQSRQGSYPGMTPLGAMGPGGPGGHAGPGGPYSQQPGSNSGRMTPQGPPYSAPPSGPVMMPAEGMGPHADAKQRVELSKEGVGPAGEPKPKDNYSSQCVSKPPTPCPMSPSSASLSSCHGEDSDGISSPAWLRTPSSPKPSVATMTNEKITRLYEMGSEPERKLWVDRYLSFMDERGTPVPNLPAVGKKPLDLCRLYLAVRDIGGLAMVNKNKKWRELSSLLNVGTSSSSASSLKKQYIQYLFAYECKMERGEEPPPEAAGPAGDAKKPPSLQAKIQPPSPANSGSLQGPNTPQSSSSSLTEAPGDLKPPTPASTPHSHMGSQPGNRSVGGVSVQDPFSEGSDPAFHSKRGLGPGGAPYQQGGGPGDPMRMHYDANKDPYGGVRKGPGPGEAFGPGQMPSGGAMQDMYPRGPPSGPLAGMGPRPQYPYGSGYERRPDHVMGPEGGMAPPGGQNSMGPSANEASMFPTNRFPHQRHGHDGYGQQYPHSMAYSSHQPLYPQQQGYKRPMEGMYPPAKRHEGEAFGVQQYGSQQPDMFPVYGGGGGGYMGPERRPIQGQYPYPYSRDRQGPPQHSMMSSGPAAVSGGPGEVPQANMWHPRTDMGYTYSRQGQGPAYRGDEQEGRAPQDGQWAPGHPSQRQPPYPPHSSAATATSIPPLPSRQPPASFQATPTIPNHVTRSHSPSTFPRPMGSSLSPNSAPYLPSMKKPPVPVPTSQAVPLINREVSFPHGSVEATPPKLKPRRRLTAKDTGTPEAWRVMMSLKSGLLAESTWALDTINILLYDDSTVGSFSLPQLPGFLELIVEFYRRCLIQIFGILEEYEVGTERQGSLLGPLSEEEEVTEELPAAASESDGQTALEQKIQRWSAEQAEDTPPPLLTPSEEEVKEPVVKEEAQVKEEEHQEQAEACLQQASKYDKLPIRVETGDGWEEVEERWAKLNRPNGFISGLLHWKAGGGDSTTHILTHFESRTGDFAPLHPPEWEEKAEGQEGERGKEELGGGEERKQPDRGEEVRGQDSQAQSPISQLEDEPRCWDEAPLSTAEPWQDALAKRCVCISNIVRGLSFVPGNDAVLSRHPGLVLILGRLVLLHHRHPRRKRTPPTYQREEEQGLACSRDEWWWDCLAALRENTLVTLANISGQLDLSLYPESICLPILDGLLHWMVCPSAEAQDPFSTMGGFSSLTPQRLVLECLCKLSIKDCNVDLLLATPPFSRQQKLFSTLVRLVGERKSQVCREMAVAVLSNLAQGDPTAARAVARQKGSVGTLIGFLEDCVAMAQYQQNPHSLLHTAAPPEPPSINMMCRAAKALLAMARVEENRTEFVLYESRLLDISLSSALNSSVAAIMCEVLFKIGHS; via the exons ATGCTCAGTGGGCATCCAGTGAAAACGTTAGGTATCTGTGGTGGAGCCGGTGCTGCCACTGGTGGTGCTGGACCTCcccagcctcctcctccttcatcttcatcatcgtcatcatcagcCTCATCATCCCACCAAACACCTCCGTCGTTCAGCCAGCTTGTCCAGCAGCTCCACTTCCAACTGCAAACACaccacaacacaaacaacaacaacaccatcagcaccatcagcagcagcatccaGCAGCATGGATGCACAGCAAACATCCTGCAGGAGGGGAGCAGCCGAGCACAGGAGCTGAATCaaagcgaggaggaggaggaggaggaggagcggaTGGATGCCAGGCTGGGATCAGCCACCAGCAGCACCGACAACAACCCTCCTCCGACTGGGACCAGCTCCGAGTTTAATCATTATTATGGGAATGGAAGAGGAGGGCCTAGCTTCGATCAACATGGCGGACAACAAAGCCCAGGGACTGGGGTAAGAGCGGCGCGCTCCGTACTCAGCACCATGGATCAGGTCCACAACTCCCACGAAGGCTACAGCAACAACAGCCCCTACAACCACTACCCGAACTACCGGCCCGGGTACGGGAACAGTGGATACGGCGGCATGATGAGCCCGTCACGCCAGGGGAACAACCTGCTGGGCCCCGGCAGCAGCGGCGCAGGCTCGGCCGCTGCTAACCACAGCAAGGCGGCGATGACTGCTAGCAGCTCCCCGGCTGGAGGCGGAGGAGGCGGCGGCGGGTTTCAGCGGTTCCCCGGACagggtcagcagcagcagccacaacagcagcacccgTCGGGGGCAACACCGACTTTGAACCAGTTATTAACTTCTCCGAGTCCGATGATGCGGGGTTATGGAGGTGGATATCCAGATTATAATAATCCTGCACAGCAACAGCCGAGCATGGGGCTGGCTAAAGACATGGGCTCCCAGTACGGCTCCGGGGCTCACGGCTGGGGAGGACAGCAGAGAAATCACCCGACCATGAGCCCAGGGAATCCCGGGCAGGGTGGCGGCAGGGCTCAG GTGCCGCCCATGGACCCGATGGCGATGAAGCGTTCTCAACTATACGGGATGAGCACCAACCCGTACTCCCAGCAGCAGGGGGCACCGTACCCTGGACAGCCCTACGGCTCCCCTACCCCCCACAGATACCCGATGGGgatgtccagcagggggcagttgGGAATGGGAGGGATGCAGTACCCTCAGCAACAG ATGGGCTCTCAGTACggccagcagcagcaacagcagaacATGAGTGGTTACTGCCAGCCGGGCCAGCCGCCATACTTCAGCCCGCCACAGCAGCAACCTGCTGCCCCCAGTCAGCCACCGTACATGCAGCCCCGCCCACTGCCACAGCAG GAGGTGCCGCAGGAGGCTTACGGGGGCCGGGGCCAGTCTGCCGCTATGACTCCTGGGAAACTGAACCACGAGGAGATGAGTCTGAGCCAACAGGAGAGGCCGTCCAGTCTGCCA gaCCTCTCCGGCTCCATCGACGATTTGCCCACTGGCACAGAGGCAGTGGTGAGTTCGGGGGGATCGGGCTCCAGCAGCGCTCAGGGCGACCAGGGGACTCCAGCCCGTTCTCCATTCTCCCCGCACGTCTCCCCTCGCCTCCCTCCGCCACCTCGCACCGGACCCtctccctccccctccccaTCCCCAGCTGGCTCTGGCAGCCAATCGCGCTCCGGACCTCTTTCCCCTGCCACCAGCGGACCAG GCTCTCAGATGCCCCCTCAGGTCTCTGGTCCTGGTCCAGATGTTGGTCCTCATTCCTCCCAGTCTGCCATGACTCAGGACAGAG GTTTCCCATCCACCATGCAACGCAGCACCTCTGGGTCTCAGTTTGGGCCCCAGCACTCCTCTTCGTCCATGACCCCTCACCCAGGGCCGGGGGGGCCGATGCACCACAGCTCCTACCAGCAGGCTGGCCACTCCTATGGGCAGTACGGCCCTCCAG GTAACTACCCGCGGCCCCCGCACTATGGCGGGACCCCCAGTGCCAACTACAGCGGGCCGGGCCCGGGCCCGGGCTCCAGCCTGGCCAACAGCCTGGGCTTGAACGCCAGCAGTCCCATGCACGGCCAGGGCCCGTCCACCCCAGCGGGCCGTGGTCCTGGCCCCGGGCCCGGTGTGGGTGGGCGGCCTTACCCTGCAGGAGGTGGCACATTGGCCCCCACCTCACCTAGCATGCCGCAGGCCACTGGGCAGGGCATGGGGCCCCCGGGACCCAACGCCAGCTGTAAGCCACCTGAGGTTGTCCCCACCACCGGACCCGGTGCCAACTCATCATCAGCACCGTctacagcagccaatcagagcag GCAGGGCAGCTACCCGGGCATGACACCGCTGGGTGCAATGGGCCCTGGAGGTCCAGGAGGCCACGCAGGTCCTGGAGGTCCTTACAGTCAGCAGCCAGGGAGTAACTCTGGGAGGATGACGCCACAGGGACCCCCCTACAGTGCCCCACCATCAG GCCCCGTGATGATGCCAGCTGAAGGGATGGGTCCTCATGCAGATGCCAAGCAAAGGGTGGAGCTGAGCAAAGAGGGTGTTGGTCCTGCAGGAGAGCCCAAACCCAAG GACAACTACAGCTCACAGTGTGTGTCCAAGCCCCCCACCCCCTGCCCCATGTCCCCCAGCTCGGCCAGCCTGTCGTCCTGTCACGGCGAGGACAGCGATGGCATTAGTAGCCCCGCCTGGCTCAGGACGCCGAGCAGCCCG AAGCCCAGCGTGGCCACCATGACCAATGAGAAGATCACCCGGCTGTACGAGATGGGCTCTGAGCCAGAGAGGAAGCTGTGGGTGGACCGATACCTGTCTTTCATGGACGAGAGGGGCACGCCCGTCCCAAACTTGCCCGCCGTCGGGAAGAAGCCGCTGGACCTCTGCAGGCTGTACCTGGCTGTCCGCGACATTGGAGGACTGGCCATG gtgaataagaataagaagtGGCGGGAGCTGTCATCCCTGCTGAACGTGGGGACGTCCAGCAGCTCGGCCAGCTCGCTGAAGAAGCAGTACATCCAGTACCTGTTCGCCTATGAGTGCAAGATGGAGCGCGGCGAGGAGCCACCGCCTGAGGCTGCGGGGCCCGCCGGAGACGCCAAGAAACCTCCGTCACTCCAGGCCAAGATCCAGCCGCCCTCCCCGG CGAACTCGGGCTCCCTGCAGGGTCCAAACACCCCTCAGTCCAGCAGCAGCTCCCTGACCGAGGCCCCCGGAGACCTGAAGCCCCCGACCCCCGCCTCCACCCCGCACAGCCACATGGGCTCCCAGCCTGGAAACAG GAGTGTGGGAGGAGTCAGTGTGCAGGACCCATTCTCTGAGGGCAGCGATCCAGCCTTCCACAGCAAACGAGGCCTGGGACCCGGCGGTGCTCCCTACCAGCAGGGAGGTGGTCCAGGAGACCCTATGAGGATGCACTATGATGCCAACAAAGACCCCTATGGAGGAGTGAGGAAGG GTCCGGGTCCCGGCGAGGCCTTCGGTCCCGGTCAGATGCCCAGCGGTGGAGCCATGCAGGACATGTACCCCCGTGGGCCACCCTCTGGACCGCTGGCAGGGATGGGCCCCAGACCCCAGTACCCCTACGGCTCCGGCTATGAGCGCAG GCCGGATCATGTGATGGGTCCTGAGGGAGGCATGGCACCCCCCGGAGGCCAGAACAGCATGGGCCCGTCTGCAAACGAGGCCAGCATGTTTCCCACCAACAGATTCCCGCACCAGAG GCACGGCCATGACGGTTATGGGCAGCAGTATCCTCACAGCATGGCCTACAGTTCCCATCAGCCCCTCTACCCTCAGCAGCAG GGATACAAGCGTCCAATGGAGGGGATGTATCCGCCAGCGAAGCGTCACGAGGGCGAGGCGTTCGGAGTGCAGCAGTATGGCTCTCAGCAGCCTGACATGTTCCCCGTCTATGGGGGAGGCGGTGGGGGCTACATGGGCCCCGAGCGCCGGCCCATCCAGGGCCAGTACCCGTATCCTTACAGCCGAGACCGCCAGGGCCCCCCGCAGCACAGCATGATGAGCTCAGGGCCGGCGGCGGTGTCTGGGGGGCCTGGGGAAGTGCCGCAGGCCAACATGTGGCACCCCAGGACAGATATGGGCTATACGTACAGCCGGCAGGGTCAGGGGCCCGCCTATCGAGGGGATGAACAGGAGGGCAGGGCCCCACAGGACGGCCAGTGGGCCCCCGGTCACCCGAGCCAGCGCCAGCCTCCATATCCCCCCCACTCTTCAGCCGCCACCGCCACCTCCATTCCTCCCCTGCCCTCCAGACAGCCTCCCGCCTCTTTCCAGGCCACACCCACCATCCCCAACCACGTGACCCGCTCTCATAGCCCCTCCACATTTCCCCGGCCCATGGGGAGCTCGCTGTCACCCAACAGCGCCCCCTACCTTCCCTCCATGAAGAAACCACCGGTACCGGTGCCGACCTCTCAGGCCGTCCCACTCATCAACAGGGAGGTCAGTTTCCCCCATGGCTCTGTGGAGGCCACACCCCCAAAACTGAAACCACGGCGACGGCTGACCGCCAAGGACACAG GAACCCCAGAGGCGTGGCgggtgatgatgtcactgaagTCTGGCTTGTTAGCAGAGAGCACATGGGCATTGGACACCATCAACATTCTGCTGTACGACGACAGCACTGTCGGCTCCTTCAGCCTCCCGCAG CTGCCGGGCTTCCTGGAGCTCATTGTGGAGTTTTACCGCCGCTGCCTGATCCAGATCTTCGGCATCCTCGAGGAATATGAAGTGGGAACTGAGAGACAGGGTTCCCTGCTGGGGCCCCtctctgaggaggaggaggtgacaGAGGAGCTGCCAGCCGCTGCGTCCGAATCTGACGGCCAGACAGCGTTGGAGCAGAAGATTCAGAGGTGGTCAGCTGAGCAGGCGGAGGACACGCCGCCACCGCTGCTCACGCCTTCTGAGGAGGAGGTGAAAGAACCTGTGGTCAAAGAAGAAGCAcaggtgaaggaggaggagcacCAGGAGCAAGCAGAGGCCTGCCTCCAGCAGGCCAGCAAGTACGACAAGCTGCCAATCAGGGTTGAGACCGGCGATGGgtgggaggaggtggaggagcgCTGGGCCAAGTTGAACCGACCCAATGGCTTCATCAGCGGCCTCCTCCACTGGAAGGCCGGAGGAGGAGACTCCACCACTCACATCCTGACACACTTCGAGTCCCGCACAGGAGACTTTGCCCCTCTGCACCCACCCGAGTGGGAAGAGAAGGCAGAGGGACAAGAGGGTGAAAGAGGCAAGGAAGAGCTGGGCggaggagaagagagaaaacagcCCGACAGAGGAGAAG aggtcagaggtcaggatTCACAAGCTCAGAGTCCCATCAGCCAGCTGGAGGATGAGCCTCGCTGCTGGGATGAGGCCCCGCTGTCCACCGCTGAGCCGTGGCAGGATGCGCTGGCCAAACGCTGCGTCTGCATCTCCAACATCGTGCGCGGCCTCTCCTTCGTGCCCGGGAACGACGCCGTGCTATCACGGCATCCTGGGCTGGTGCTGATCCTGGGCCGGCTTGTGCTGCTGCACCACCGCCACCCCCGCAGGAAACGGACTCCACCCACCTACCAGCGGGAGGAGGAGCAAGGTCTGGCGTGCAGCCGGGACGAGTGGTGGTGGGACTGCCTGGCGGCGCTCAGGGAGAACACACTGGTGACGCTGGCCAACATCTCGGGCCAGCTGGACCTGTCGCTGTACCCAGAGAGCATCTGCCTGCCTATCCTGGACGGGCTGCTGCACTGGATGGTGTGCCCATCTGCCGAGGCGCAGGACCCGTTCTCCACAATGGGCGGCTTCTCGTCGCTCACACCACAGAGACTCGTGTTGGAGTGTTTGTGCAAGCTGAGCATCAAGGACTGCAACGTGGACCTGCTGCTCGCCACGCCGCCCTTTAGTCGCCAGCAGAAGCTCTTCTCCACACTGGTGCGCCTGGTGGGCGAAAGGAAGAGTCAGGTGTGCCGGGAGATGGCAGTGGCTGTGCTGTCCAACCTCGCGCAGGGCGACCCCACGGCGGCAAGGGCGGTTGCCCGACAAAAAGGCAGTGTGGGCACACTCATTGGCTTCCTGGAGGACTGTGTGGCCATGGCCCAGTACCAGCAGAATCCGCACAGCCTGCTGCACACTGCTGCGCCGCCAGAGCCGCCCAGCATCAACATGATGTGCCGCGCCGCCAAGGCATTGCTGGCCATGGCGCGGGTGGAGGAGAACCGGACGGAGTTTGTTCTATATGAGAGCCGGCTGCTCGACATCTCACTGTCGTCCGCACTCAACTCCTCTGTGGCGGCCATCATGTGTGAAGTACTGTTTAAAATCGGCCACTCGTGA